From Paenibacillus sp. FSL H8-0537:
TTGCTGGTGTGGACCGTTTGTTGATCGTTTCCGCTGATGCAGATAATGCTACACGTATTCGCCAGCATCAAGCCGCTATCGATGCCGCCAAAAAAGCAGGCGTAGGCTTCATTGCTTACACAAGTGTTGCCAAAGCAGATAAGAGCACGCTCTCGCTCGCTGAAGTCCACCGCGCTGCGGAAGAAGCGATTCTTGCAACGGGAATTCCATATTCTCTGCTGCGTAACAACTGGTATGCTGAAAACGAAGCTGGCAGCGTACAGGGCGCCATCCACGGAGCACCTTGGCTGAATGCCACTGGCACTGCGCGTGCAGGCTATGCATTACGGAGCGATTATGCTGAAGCGGCTGCGGCTGTTCTAGCTGGCGAGGGCCATGACAATACGGTCTACGAGCTGTCGGGCAAGCCGCGTACGCAAGCTGAGCTTGCAGCCATCACTGGTGAAGCATTGGGCAAAGAAATCAACGTCGTGGATGTAGACGACGCTGCATTCGGCCAAGCTTTGACGCAAGCAGGGCTTCCTGATTTTGTCGTAGCGATGATTGTAGATTTACAAGCTCCAATCCGCGAAGGCTCCCTCGATGTAGAGAGCAATGATCTGGAAACGCTGCTTGGCCGTCCAGCTACTCCACTCAGCGCATTTGTTTCCGCTCTTTCTGGACGTTAAGCTATTGTGGCTAATAGGATAGGCAGGGCAAGCAAATGAAACGAGTCTGTCTCGACAGGTCAGAAATGACCTCCGGGACAGACTCGTTTTACATTTAGATAGTCGGCAATCAACAGCTTGATGCTGTTCGTTTGTTTCCGGGGATTGCCGGGATACTCCCTGTACAAAGCTAGACTTGGCGGACACAGCAGCCGCTATTCCAATAAAATCAAGGGTAATGGCACAGTCCGCGGACTCAGGAGACGCTATTGCTCTGCAAATGGCCATTTTGACGGGAGGAGGAGGCCGTTAACGGATTTCCTGTCCGCGAAAGACGCAAAACCAGGTCAAAAACCAGAATAGCGGAACCTCTGTCCTCAGAAAAAAAGCAGTGAGCATCCCGAGCGTTGAGATCTCAGACTACCATCGCAAACTGCGGTCCTTTGGGCTTGAATCGTCAGATAAAATTGGGCTTGAATAAGCGCGAAGCAAGGAGCTGTACCCCAGCTCCGGCTTGCAAACGCTTCTTTGTTGCCCCTGTTGTACCCTCCATTTTTCTAGACCATTCCTGTCCTTAACGTAGATGTGGTTTTTCTGCCGATAAGGGAGAATAACTAGAGGTAATGCTTATAATATTTTTTTCGAATTCTTTTTTTCATGGTTCCCCCGCATATAGATTTCAAATGTGAAATGAATAGTGTCTTTATTGGGCTATAGGTGTTCGAGCTTCTTCGTCATCCAAACAAAAAAAGAGACAGTCCAGCAAATGCCAGCTGTCTCATCAACAAAAAATGGAACAAGTCCCCGAGCCCACCCTCACCTTATCCATACATCAGCACGTGGTAGTTACATTAAACCATATACAGCCTAGTTACATGCTAACGCGCACTCTTGTTACATTATTGGGCTAATTCGTTATATCTTGTAGATCTGGCCCTGCATCTACTTCGGAGGTCCAACTACCCGTTGGCGGGTTGTGCTCGCTTGTATGATTTCGGTTACCAACTTGTTTAAATATCCAGTACATCCGTGCTCCAGTTTTTCTCTTGGATCTTGAAGTCCAATTCCCGATATTTCCTCGATAGCTCGTCAACCTCTTTTTGAAGATCTGCGATCTCAACGGTCGTATAAAATTTCACTTCTTGCCGGCTGTATCGTTCCACCCTGATGACTATTCTTCATTAGTTCTAACATTTATAGTCCCCTCATAGCTTGATACCCGTTACTTGAGCAAAATAAAAAAAGGCCAACCAGAATATTCTGGCTAACCTGATAATACGAAAGACCGTCTGCTTAAGCAGCGGCCTCATCTATCTGTTGTTGATTCCTTTCATTTAAGAAACACTCTGAACATCGGCAAATTCGATTCGATTTCGTCCATTTTGCTTGGCCTGATAAAGGGCTTTATCGACGGCGGCAAAAAGTTGAATTAAATACCCTTCTGGATTGTCCGGTACATGCTGAAGATTAAAGTCTTCAATGGATAAAAACCCTACGCTTACCGTAATGGAAACCTCTCCGATTTCATGATCTACTAAAATGTCGTTCGACTCTACCGCTAATCTCACTCGTTCCGCTAATTGTTTGGCCAACTGGCGTTCTGTATGCGGCAGGTAGATCATGAATTCTTCCCCGCCATAGCGAGTTAGAATGTCGGTCCCACGAATGGATTGTTTGACGGCTTGAGCCGTACGATAAAGAACTTCATCCCCAATTACATGACCGTAGCGATCATTAATTGATTTAAAGAAATCAATATCAAAAAGGATAAGTGAAAACGGAATTTTATATTGAATATTGGTTATAACCTCATGCATCAGCTGCTGCGTCAAATAACGTCGATTGTAGCAGTCTGTTAAACTGTCCGTAAGAACTAATTCTTCAAGCTTTTGATTAGCTGTGGACAGCTCATTGCGAATGCGATCAAGTGCATGATTTCGTTCCTGAAGAACCTCATTTTGCCGATTCATTTCTTTCACAAAAAAGCGCTCCTGCGAGACATCCTGAAACGTAATGATATGACCAATCTGCATTCGGTAAGAATCGACAATCGGAGAAGCCTGTACGATAAAATGACGCACAATGTCTCGCTCATCGATAATTTCGATTTGAGACAATGTATTTTCTTTTCGCTTATAACGTTCGAGAAACCTCTTGCTGCTGCCCTCAACACGAACAGACCCCAGCAACAACTCCATATCAAAATAATCACCTACATTTAAATCCATATAATTTCGTAAAGATCTGTTGGCTTCAATAATAGTTTCATTATCATCCAGCACAAGTATGCCATATGGAAGCGTGTTGATCACATCCTCATGAGCGATGGAGACAAGATCAAACACATTATATTTTTTAATGACATATACGAAAAATAAATCCGAAAGAAAAATACCCATCGAAGTAAAGCCCGGAATGATTGGCAGCCACTCTCTTAGGACCACATTAAGAATGGCATCAATACCTGCAAATATAGCAAGCACGAATATTCCCCACAACGTTACTTTCACTTGCTTTCTAATCATTGGTGACGTTTTGGAAGCCTTCAATGCCCCAAACAATACAAAGAGAGAAGCAAAGAAGTAGCTCACTAGAATAGTGATGACTATCCAAAACCATGTGCCGTATGCTCGATGAACGTAACCGCCCTCCAGCGGAGTCACAAAAAGATTATTCGGGTTAATGACCACGCCAACTGCTGCGATAACCGCTGGAGCAAACAGCAGAAACAAGCTTTTTTTTCCTAATTTATCAGCATTTCCGGTAAGAAAGACAGTAAGCAGCAGCCAGCCGCTTCCGAGCAAAGAGAGTGCGACAAAGGACAAAATCACATAGAACAACTGCAGCAGCGGATCAGTGGTCAGATCTATAGCAATCTGGCACAGTGGCCAAAGCATCATTAAAAAATGAAATAAAAAGTACACCTTATGTAAGTTCGTAATCCTCACGGTAGCAAAAACATAAACATATAAAGCAAACAATAGGAGGAATAAAAAGAGATCATACCATACTAATGGGCTCACAAATCTTCTCCTTTTTTGATTCGACGACTACAATATTATAGAAATAGCATAATCCATGACGCTTAAATGAACCTTTAAAAAATACTTCTCCAAATCATTAGCTTGGTTAAATTAACCACATCTTATCACACAGTAAAGACAGTCAGCTAGCCCACACAATGGCAGTCCAACCATCCTCTGACCGATTTCTTCATACATTCTTTGAATTTGCCCATGAATGGGACGTTTATGACTTAAGCTATGAGAGAGAAGAGGTTGTTTTGGGGATAGATTTAGAAGATTTTCGCGGTTCGCGCCCTAGAGCCATCCGTTGCCGGACAGCCCCTTCATACATTCTATTAGTGATGATCCAAGGGATTATTATCCGAAAACAAATCGGGATTGTCTTTGAGCATGCCAATTATTACTCTCGCTACCGCAGCCGCATCACAAACCCTTACAACCGCATCGCCGAGCCGCCCCTTATGCATAGCGCCTTCACTTTCCAGTATATCATCTACTTTCCAAAAATGCTGCGACCACGACAGCCCGCAATGTCTGCGGGAAGGCACAGAAATTTCTGTTCCATCGGCTAAAATAGTGTAAAGCAGCTCATGGTCATCCGTTAACCTGCCCGGTATGTCCACCCATTCTTCGACACCATGAATAAAGGTATTGCGCCTTAAATCGACCCCAACTAACAATATAGTCGCCCTGCGGTCGAGCAGCTTCCCCCAAGCGGAGCCTCTAGCGCAGGGCGTATCGAAACGATGATCGTCGTTTGTGAGCTCTATAGCATCTCTACCTAATGCTGCCACCGAATGAGTGGGGTGCAGCGAACGCACCACACCAGGCCGCTTGCGAAAAAGCTCGGGCAGTATTCCGACGCAGGAAGGGGAACGATCAACGTAAAATTTCGGATTATCCGCATTAATGTAGGACCATGTATGGGTGGGCAACACCAACAGCCCATCCTTCATATGAGCGGTTAACGCATCTAAGACAGTATCTGCGCCACCGTCGACAGGCCCAATACTTTTCATCGAAGAATGGACGAGCAGCGTCCCCTGGCCGTCAATGCCTAGCTGCTCTAGCTGCTTCATTAAGCTCTCTATCGTATGCATGTTTTTCACCCTCCCCCGCCATTATATCAAAACTTGCCCTTAATTGTGATAGGGTTCGATGTATCACTCTGACGGCTAATAGAAAACTATAAATCTCCCCGTTTATTAGTTATTGAACCGGGGGTCACTTTATTGCTCTTATTTTGAAATATTTTTTTATCAAAAAATAAAAGGATGGTGAAGAGACATATGCCGAATAACAATATCGATGCTGTCGTAATAAACGTAATCATTGTAACCGTGTTCTCCATCTTGTTGTACAGGAGCATACTGAGCGGCATTAGTCCGCCTCCAATCAGACTGGACCAAGCATGTAATTTAGCTGTTTTTTTCATGTCGATCTCTTTAAATACATAATAGAAAATACCGTATGCAAAAAGAGTTAACCAGCCGACAACTAGAATATGGGCGTGACCCGGAACCATTGTATAGTCTTTTCTCCCCGCTATATCCGATCCGAGCATTGCGCCGATCAAAGCATATACTGCAGAAATACGAATTAACCATTTACTGTAAATTACCAAAATGTCCACTCCTTTTCAAAGTTCATTTCTAGGCAATGTAATCCATACACAAGTTCCACCGCCAAGCTTACTTGACACTTGAATTCTCCCCTCATGTAATTCAACAATTTGTTTAACGATCGTCAAACCAAGACCTGTGCCTTCTTCCGTTCTAGAAGGTTCTGCTCGGTAGAAGCGATCGAACACATGCGAAAGCTCGTCTTCTTTAATACCTATCCCGGTATCTTTGAATTGAATGGTCACGTAAGGACCGCAATCTTCCATCTCAATTTGTATGGAACCATTCGGTTTATTATATTTTAATGCATTAGTAAATAAGTTATCCCACACCGTCTCTAATAAGCTCTTATCACCCTGGTAAACTTCTAACGCTTCCTTTACTTTTCGTGCTTTACGTTCCTCTAAGAATCGTGACACTAAAATAATATTATAATCAATACCAAGAGCGACTAAGAAAATAAAGGCATACACAGGAACACGCGTACTCACCGCATCGTATCCGAATAATACATCAATTAGGAATATACCTAGTCCTAATGCAGATACGAATGAAATCAGAATCGTAGCCATCATGTAAGCTGACATTCTAAGCGATTTGGTCAATACGAACAATAATACGAGTATTAGTAACGTTTCAAGTACAACGATCACCCATAAATCGCGGTTATTAGCATCACGTTCATCAACTAGCTTCGGTGTAACACCACCATAATGAATTTCTCCAGTTATGTTAACATCCGATAATAAGTCATCGCTACCATTACGTAGCTCTTTGATTAAATCAATCGCTTCGACTGAATAAGGATTAAAATCAAGCGTCATGCTATATTTTAGAGATTTTGTATCCTCCGTTATACCAATCAGTCTAACAGATGCAACGTTATCCTCTTTAAGCAATCTCGAACGAAGTGCTTCGATTTGATCTTCTGATATTGTTTTATCGCTTGTTATCAAGATCGAAGTCGGTGCTAATTCTCCTTTTTTATATTGGGTTTCAACAATTTCATATCCTTCACGAGATGGTAGGTCTTTCGGGAATGATTTCACAGTATCAAACTCATAGTTTAAGTTAAATACATTGAGTGCTGTCACAAGCATAATAATCCCAACAATACCACCTGATAGTCCTGGCTTGTTTACTACAAGCTTAGCCACAGGACCCCAGAAACCATGCTTCACTTCATTAGATTTGCCAAACTTAGGTACGTTAGGCCAAAATGCTTTGCGACCGAACATTGTGAATAATGCTGGTAATAGTGTGATCGATGCTAACATTATGATTGCCATTGTCGTACCGAAAATGGGTGCAAAATTCTGGTAATCACGGAAGCTCGCCAAAAATAAAATAAGCATGGCTGCGAATATAGTACCACCTGCTAGAAATACGGGCTTACCTGTAGCACGCATCGCATGCTTCATAGCATCATATTTGCTTTCGTGATGATTCAACTCCTCCCGGAAGCGTGAGAATACGAATAGGGAATAGTCAATAACAGCTGCGAACAGCAGGATACTCATAATCGAGGTTGTCGAGTTATTAATTTCTAATCCGCCTGCCCCCATTAAGCCAATGACCTGGTTAGCAACTTGATATACAATCGCTGTTGCTAATAATGGGATGAGCGCTAATAAAGGTGAACGGTAAATAACGATTAGAAGCAATAAAATAATTCCGATCGTTTCCATTATTAACACAAAATCCGCTTGCTCAAAGAGCTTTAACGTATCACCCACAATACCAGCAGGTCCTGTTATTCGAAATTGGGTATCAGTAAATCCTTGCGCTGCTTGGTTTCCGATCTCTGCAACTTTATCAACGGTTTCTCCGATCTGACGACTGTCAGCAGCGGCGTCTAATGTCATCGGAATAATCATTGTTGATTTGTCTTCAGATTTAAAGGCTTCTAACGCTTGAGGCGGCAGATTGGCAATATTAATGATTTCGTCTATGCCAGCCACATCAGCAGCTAGAATCGCATCCATAATTTGTGCTACTTCGTCCAAATTTATTTTCCCGTTTTCCTTATGAAAGACGAGAATCCCAGGTGTTCCCTGATCGTTTGGAAAATACTGTTCGAGCTTTTCGTTAGCGATGATGGATTGCGCTTCGTTCGGTAATGACTGAAAGTTCGTCACTTTGTAGTCACTTAATTTTGGGTCCAGCACTTAAACCAATCATGAGAACAAGCCAAACGATAATTGTGATCCACATGCCCCTCTTTGTCGAAACCCAATCTGTTATTGACCTTAATAAAGTATTCATTATTTCCTCCTTGATTTCAGATTTATCTATACGAATAAACCTTTTGGCTACGTATTGCATTATATTCTCTTCATATAAACTCAAAATAAACTTTTTGAAATATACGTAGCCGCCACACGAATCGCTTGAACACCGGGCGCGTCACTTCGTTAATCAGAACTCCTACGCAACAACGATTGGATATCTATCGTTCTGATTAGAATTCATAACAAAAAGGCCTCGCCCCCATGTAAAGGAGACGAAGCCTTTTTGCCATAATAATTACTGAGCCGAAACATTTATGCTATCAATATTTGGCCCTTCTGTACCTGTAGTGACCACTTTTAAACTATTAGTTCCGCTGTTCATAGGTACCTGAATCGTCTTCTCGACCCAAGTTCCCCAGCCGCTGGTTGCTGTAAAGGCAGCATTGCTAATCACTTTCGTACCGTTGACATAAACATCTAAATTTCTCGTACCTGTTTCCAATGCATACCGGATCTTGACATTTTTAGTACCTGCAACTGCAGCGTTGATATTATTCCACTCAATAGCCGCATCAGTTGTAGCATTGAAGTTAACATATCCGCTGCCGCTGTAGCCGGTATGAATGGCTTCAACTAAAGAGTTGGTCAGTATAGTGCCTGTCTCTGCTTCATAAGAAGTACCAGTGCTCATAGCATTTTGTGTAAACTGCCAGTAATCAAAATTAAATAGGTTGCCTGTGCCAGCCCCAGTAAATACTAGGAAGACGTTATGAGTACCGGTTGCACCGCTTACAGCCGTTTCAATTACGCTCCAGTTTTGCGCTCCACCTGTGGAAGGTACATTAAGCGTTCCGACAAGCGGGCCAGTTACACTGTCAAGACGCACTTCAATTTTCCCGCCCACGGTAGAGGCTACGTTTGCTTTAAAGGTAGTAGCTCCACTTGAACCGAATTCGGCGTTTCCTACAGCGACCCAGTCCCCATTGTTAATGCTCGTTACGTGAAGATTACTTACTGGTCCGCCTGTTGCTGAAGTTTTCTCCGTCAAAATGCGTCCATTCCAGGCAATCGTTTCAGCCTCTACCCGGTTATAGGGATTGAGATTGGCAAGCTGCGACACGCCTGCAAAATTGGCTGCAACCTCCTGAATCGATCCATTCGCATTATGCACAAGTCTATTGATATGAGGAGAACGATAGCCTCTACCTGCTCCGTATAGAGCATGGCTGACCGTTTGAGTATGGTATACCACATACCACTGGTTGTTTAAATTAAACACAGAGTGATGGTTATTTCCTCCTGCACCAAAAAATGAGCCTGGATTTTTCAGGAAATGTCCTGCATACGTAAAAGGCCCCATCGGACTCGTGCTGGTCATATAGCCGATTTCACCACTAGGCTTATCGGCGGGGTGCGTACCGCTGAAATTAATGCAATAGGAGTAATAATATACTCCGTTATACTTGTGCATGCCTGAGTCCTCAAACATGAACGGCGCATCAATCATGGATGCACTGCCAACAATGCTGGTCATATCAGCGCCTAATTTCAATACTCTGGCTGTCTTTGGATTAGCCCTTTGCTCCTGCGTTGGATTTGAACCGCCAGGGATGCCTCCACCGGCATACAAGTACCCTGTGCCGTCGTCATCTACGAATACGGCCGGGTCAAAAAGCCAAACAACGCCGGACATGCCAGGTGTATTGGTTGTAACCAGTGCTTTTCCTAATGGATCGCTCCATGGCCCAATCGGGCTGTCTGCTGTGAGAACGCCGATACCTCCGGCACTATTTGCAAAATAAAGGAAAAATTTATCCTGGCCATTTATTTTTTTCATTGCCGCAGCCGGAGCCCAAGAAGCA
This genomic window contains:
- a CDS encoding carbohydrate-binding protein; translation: MKKKLSVFLLAFALILSCLPEMSVFAASTTIAKNVGNSNPLIDHHLGADPFALTYNGRVYIYMSSDDYEYNSNGTIKDNSFANLNRVFVISSADMVNWTDHGAIPVAGANGANGGQGIAKWAGASWAPAAAMKKINGQDKFFLYFANSAGGIGVLTADSPIGPWSDPLGKALVTTNTPGMSGVVWLFDPAVFVDDDGTGYLYAGGGIPGGSNPTQEQRANPKTARVLKLGADMTSIVGSASMIDAPFMFEDSGMHKYNGVYYYSYCINFSGTHPADKPSGEIGYMTSTSPMGPFTYAGHFLKNPGSFFGAGGNNHHSVFNLNNQWYVVYHTQTVSHALYGAGRGYRSPHINRLVHNANGSIQEVAANFAGVSQLANLNPYNRVEAETIAWNGRILTEKTSATGGPVSNLHVTSINNGDWVAVGNAEFGSSGATTFKANVASTVGGKIEVRLDSVTGPLVGTLNVPSTGGAQNWSVIETAVSGATGTHNVFLVFTGAGTGNLFNFDYWQFTQNAMSTGTSYEAETGTILTNSLVEAIHTGYSGSGYVNFNATTDAAIEWNNINAAVAGTKNVKIRYALETGTRNLDVYVNGTKVISNAAFTATSGWGTWVEKTIQVPMNSGTNSLKVVTTGTEGPNIDSINVSAQ
- a CDS encoding AAC(3) family N-acetyltransferase, yielding MHTIESLMKQLEQLGIDGQGTLLVHSSMKSIGPVDGGADTVLDALTAHMKDGLLVLPTHTWSYINADNPKFYVDRSPSCVGILPELFRKRPGVVRSLHPTHSVAALGRDAIELTNDDHRFDTPCARGSAWGKLLDRRATILLVGVDLRRNTFIHGVEEWVDIPGRLTDDHELLYTILADGTEISVPSRRHCGLSWSQHFWKVDDILESEGAMHKGRLGDAVVRVCDAAAVARVIIGMLKDNPDLFSDNNPLDHH
- a CDS encoding SDR family oxidoreductase, which codes for MKILVTGATGQFGSLVIDTLLKNLPAEQLAVSVRTPEKAAHLQAQGVEVRHGDFDQPETLDTAFAGVDRLLIVSADADNATRIRQHQAAIDAAKKAGVGFIAYTSVAKADKSTLSLAEVHRAAEEAILATGIPYSLLRNNWYAENEAGSVQGAIHGAPWLNATGTARAGYALRSDYAEAAAAVLAGEGHDNTVYELSGKPRTQAELAAITGEALGKEINVVDVDDAAFGQALTQAGLPDFVVAMIVDLQAPIREGSLDVESNDLETLLGRPATPLSAFVSALSGR
- a CDS encoding diguanylate cyclase; protein product: MSPLVWYDLFLFLLLFALYVYVFATVRITNLHKVYFLFHFLMMLWPLCQIAIDLTTDPLLQLFYVILSFVALSLLGSGWLLLTVFLTGNADKLGKKSLFLLFAPAVIAAVGVVINPNNLFVTPLEGGYVHRAYGTWFWIVITILVSYFFASLFVLFGALKASKTSPMIRKQVKVTLWGIFVLAIFAGIDAILNVVLREWLPIIPGFTSMGIFLSDLFFVYVIKKYNVFDLVSIAHEDVINTLPYGILVLDDNETIIEANRSLRNYMDLNVGDYFDMELLLGSVRVEGSSKRFLERYKRKENTLSQIEIIDERDIVRHFIVQASPIVDSYRMQIGHIITFQDVSQERFFVKEMNRQNEVLQERNHALDRIRNELSTANQKLEELVLTDSLTDCYNRRYLTQQLMHEVITNIQYKIPFSLILFDIDFFKSINDRYGHVIGDEVLYRTAQAVKQSIRGTDILTRYGGEEFMIYLPHTERQLAKQLAERVRLAVESNDILVDHEIGEVSITVSVGFLSIEDFNLQHVPDNPEGYLIQLFAAVDKALYQAKQNGRNRIEFADVQSVS